A genomic region of Methanothermobacter thermautotrophicus str. Delta H contains the following coding sequences:
- a CDS encoding C39 family peptidase, producing the protein MEVFVMSTSLGDEVIVMQSRSYSCGPAALATVLRNLGVNCTEAELAELAGTDESGTTMYGLIVAATSKGLRARGVKMELNDLRKNHIVFVKYGDTCHYTVIMSMDERNVTLADPALGRITVKREIFSRIFTGNVLVVERPCD; encoded by the coding sequence ATGGAGGTTTTTGTTATGAGCACATCTCTGGGTGATGAGGTTATAGTCATGCAGAGCAGGAGCTACAGCTGTGGACCGGCAGCGCTTGCAACGGTCCTCAGAAACCTTGGAGTGAACTGTACCGAGGCAGAACTTGCAGAACTTGCAGGTACAGACGAATCAGGTACCACAATGTATGGACTGATCGTTGCAGCAACTTCAAAGGGCCTGAGAGCAAGGGGAGTTAAAATGGAACTCAATGATCTTAGAAAAAACCACATAGTCTTTGTTAAGTATGGAGACACATGTCACTACACAGTCATCATGTCCATGGATGAGAGAAATGTCACACTTGCAGACCCTGCACTTGGGAGGATCACAGTTAAGAGGGAGATATTTTCAAGGATCTTCACGGGCAATGTCCTTGTTGTTGAAAGACCCTGTGATTAA
- a CDS encoding F420-dependent methylenetetrahydromethanopterin dehydrogenase has translation MVVKIGIIRCGNIGTSPVLDLLLDERADRPNIDVCVVGSGAKMNPDEIERAVPTMLEMDRDFVIFISPNPGAPGPAKARELLSEADVPAMIIGDAPGLRVKDEIEEQGLGYIIVKADPMIGARREFLDPTEMASFNSDVIKVLAFTGAYRVVQNTIDAMIADVEAGKAPELPQVVIDTDVAVEAAGYENPYAKAKAMAAYEIATKVADIDVKGCFMVQDPDKYIPIVASAHEMLAAAAKLAVEAREIEKANDTVLRTPHGKEGETLSKTDLLAKPE, from the coding sequence ATGGTTGTAAAAATTGGGATAATAAGATGCGGTAACATCGGGACCTCACCGGTACTTGACCTGTTACTAGATGAGAGGGCCGACAGGCCAAACATAGATGTCTGTGTGGTTGGTTCTGGTGCAAAGATGAACCCTGATGAAATTGAGAGGGCAGTACCCACCATGCTTGAAATGGACAGGGACTTTGTTATATTTATAAGTCCAAACCCCGGTGCACCGGGCCCTGCAAAGGCAAGGGAACTCCTATCAGAGGCTGACGTCCCTGCCATGATAATTGGTGACGCTCCAGGTCTGAGGGTAAAGGATGAAATAGAGGAACAGGGACTCGGTTACATCATAGTTAAGGCGGACCCAATGATAGGTGCCAGGAGGGAGTTCCTGGACCCAACAGAGATGGCATCCTTCAACTCCGACGTTATAAAGGTTCTGGCGTTCACAGGTGCATACAGGGTCGTTCAGAACACAATTGATGCCATGATTGCCGATGTTGAGGCTGGAAAGGCTCCTGAACTTCCACAGGTTGTTATAGATACCGACGTGGCTGTTGAGGCAGCAGGATATGAGAACCCATATGCAAAGGCCAAGGCCATGGCAGCATATGAGATAGCCACCAAGGTTGCAGATATAGACGTTAAGGGCTGCTTCATGGTGCAGGATCCAGACAAGTACATACCAATAGTTGCATCAGCACATGAAATGCTGGCCGCAGCAGCCAAACTTGCAGTAGAAGCAAGGGAGATTGAAAAGGCCAACGACACCGTCCTCAGGACACCACACGGTAAAGAGGGCGAAACATTAAGCAAAACTGATCTTCTGGCCAAACCAGAATAG
- the hisB gene encoding imidazoleglycerol-phosphate dehydratase HisB, whose product MRRSMKTRETLETHVKVDLEIDGSGKSSVNTGLGFLDHMLESVARHGLLDLEVEARGDLEVDDHHTVEDVALTLGEALREALGDKSGIRRMAHAMVPMDDALATVALDLSGRPYTVLELEFDDAVIGDVKSQNIGHFIESLAVSAAMNIHASVRGRNDHHKAEALFKALALAIRDAVRVEHGEIPSTKGKL is encoded by the coding sequence ATGAGAAGAAGTATGAAGACGAGGGAAACCCTTGAAACCCATGTGAAGGTGGATCTTGAAATCGACGGGAGTGGAAAATCAAGCGTGAACACCGGTCTCGGATTCCTTGACCACATGCTTGAATCAGTTGCACGCCATGGACTCCTTGACCTGGAGGTTGAGGCGAGGGGTGACCTGGAGGTTGACGACCATCATACCGTTGAGGATGTTGCCCTCACACTGGGGGAGGCCCTGAGGGAGGCCCTGGGTGATAAGAGCGGTATAAGGAGGATGGCCCATGCCATGGTCCCAATGGATGATGCCCTTGCAACCGTTGCCCTGGACCTCAGTGGAAGGCCCTATACGGTCCTTGAACTGGAATTCGATGATGCTGTGATAGGTGATGTGAAATCACAGAACATAGGACACTTCATTGAGTCCCTTGCGGTATCTGCAGCCATGAACATCCACGCCTCCGTGAGGGGAAGGAACGACCATCACAAGGCCGAGGCTCTATTTAAGGCCCTTGCCCTTGCAATCCGGGACGCTGTCCGGGTTGAACACGGGGAAATTCCAAGCACGAAGGGCAAATTGTAA
- a CDS encoding 4Fe-4S binding protein: protein MVHLKIIVDPDKCTACGECREACPKGGKIWTIQRGKPATPSNLEFCHQCMICASKCPEGAIRIIRDDNYEKKYEDEGNP, encoded by the coding sequence GTGGTTCACTTGAAGATAATTGTTGATCCAGATAAGTGCACAGCATGTGGCGAGTGCCGGGAGGCATGCCCCAAGGGTGGTAAGATATGGACCATCCAGAGAGGGAAGCCTGCAACCCCATCAAATCTTGAATTCTGCCACCAGTGCATGATCTGCGCAAGTAAGTGTCCTGAGGGCGCCATAAGAATTATCAGGGATGATAACTATGAGAAGAAGTATGAAGACGAGGGAAACCCTTGA
- a CDS encoding TOBE domain-containing protein, translating into MLLVEPDDVVLMRERQVTSMRNIIRGRVTGLEMKGDIVRVRVDAGDGLEIETHITPASQRNLQLKLGTMIYAGFKAVAVTVLKI; encoded by the coding sequence ATCCTCCTTGTTGAACCCGACGATGTTGTCCTGATGAGGGAAAGGCAGGTCACAAGCATGAGGAACATCATCAGGGGGAGGGTGACAGGTCTTGAGATGAAGGGGGACATCGTAAGGGTCAGAGTGGACGCCGGTGATGGACTTGAAATTGAAACCCATATAACACCGGCTTCACAGAGGAACCTCCAGCTTAAACTGGGCACAATGATCTACGCCGGTTTTAAGGCAGTTGCTGTTACCGTCCTGAAGATATGA
- a CDS encoding LysR family transcriptional regulator yields MRFACRIPINDLEVPVDERMFKLLNLIHRMGSITVAARDAGIPYRSALAYIRNVEDILGENIVETRRGGRGGGGGSRLTDTGLMIIKEYLKLKRALERQRTVNELEGVVKEVSADGLRVVVGGFTIDAARA; encoded by the coding sequence ATGAGATTTGCCTGTAGAATCCCTATCAACGATCTTGAAGTTCCGGTTGATGAGAGAATGTTCAAGCTCCTCAACCTCATCCACAGGATGGGCTCCATAACAGTTGCAGCAAGGGATGCTGGAATTCCCTACAGAAGCGCCCTTGCATACATACGGAACGTCGAGGATATCCTTGGCGAGAACATAGTGGAGACCCGGCGTGGTGGAAGGGGAGGTGGTGGAGGCAGCAGGCTCACAGATACAGGCCTGATGATCATCAAGGAGTACCTTAAACTAAAGAGGGCCCTCGAAAGACAGAGAACTGTGAATGAACTTGAGGGTGTCGTTAAGGAGGTTTCAGCGGATGGTCTCAGGGTTGTGGTAGGGGGTTTCACCATTGATGCCGCCCGTGCATAG
- a CDS encoding bifunctional 5,6,7,8-tetrahydromethanopterin hydro-lyase/3-hexulose-6-phosphate synthase, which yields MYRIGEALIGSGNEVAHIDLIIGDKEGNAGAAFANGLTNLSLGHTPLLSVVRPNLMTKPATLIVPKVTVSCLEDADKVFGPAQTAVARAVADSVEEGIIPEEKAEDLVVIVSVFIHPEAEDYRKIYQYNYGATKLALRRAMEGYPSVRKVLSEKDRGSHPIMGFRAVRLWNPPYLQVALDLDSMEEMERIINTLPDRERILLEAGTPLVKKFGVGVVRRIRELRRDAFIIADLKTLDVGRIEVKMAADETADAVAISGLGTVESIEKAIHEAQKQGIYSILDMMNVENFVDKLRGLKYKPDIVLLHRNVDLETLRAERGEELGEMSEWGNIREIKEILGPRGLVAVAGGITPSKMQEALDSGADIIVVGRYIIGSRDVRRAAEDFLEHMPQDPDTMRLPLDEDEAI from the coding sequence ATGTACAGAATAGGTGAAGCACTCATAGGAAGCGGCAACGAAGTCGCGCATATAGATCTCATCATAGGGGATAAGGAGGGAAACGCAGGGGCCGCCTTCGCAAATGGTCTCACAAACCTTTCACTGGGTCACACCCCACTTCTATCAGTCGTAAGACCCAACCTCATGACCAAGCCCGCCACACTCATCGTGCCAAAGGTCACGGTGAGCTGCCTTGAGGATGCCGATAAGGTATTTGGTCCTGCCCAGACAGCAGTGGCACGTGCAGTTGCTGATTCCGTTGAGGAGGGCATAATCCCCGAGGAAAAGGCTGAAGACCTGGTTGTTATAGTCAGCGTATTCATACACCCTGAGGCAGAGGACTACAGGAAGATATACCAGTACAACTACGGAGCAACCAAGCTTGCCCTCAGAAGGGCCATGGAGGGCTACCCATCAGTCAGAAAGGTCCTCAGTGAAAAGGACCGCGGAAGCCATCCCATAATGGGCTTCAGGGCCGTGAGGCTCTGGAACCCCCCATACCTGCAGGTTGCCCTTGACCTCGATAGCATGGAGGAGATGGAGAGGATCATCAACACCCTTCCTGACAGGGAGCGTATACTGCTTGAAGCTGGAACACCCCTTGTCAAGAAATTCGGTGTGGGTGTTGTCAGGAGGATAAGGGAGCTTAGAAGGGATGCCTTCATAATAGCGGACCTCAAAACCCTGGATGTTGGAAGGATAGAGGTCAAAATGGCTGCAGATGAAACTGCGGACGCCGTTGCAATATCAGGCCTCGGGACAGTTGAGTCCATTGAAAAGGCCATCCACGAGGCCCAGAAACAGGGAATCTACTCCATACTTGACATGATGAACGTTGAAAACTTCGTCGATAAACTCAGGGGACTCAAATACAAACCCGACATTGTTCTCCTCCACAGAAACGTTGACCTTGAAACCCTCAGAGCTGAACGTGGAGAGGAACTTGGTGAAATGAGTGAATGGGGTAACATCAGGGAGATAAAGGAGATCCTTGGACCCAGGGGCCTTGTGGCAGTGGCAGGGGGAATAACACCCTCAAAGATGCAGGAGGCCCTTGACAGCGGCGCAGACATAATAGTCGTTGGCAGGTACATAATAGGATCAAGGGACGTCAGGAGGGCTGCAGAGGACTTCCTTGAGCACATGCCCCAGGACCCCGACACCATGAGACTGCCCCTCGACGAGGACGAAGCAATCTAG
- a CDS encoding TrpB-like pyridoxal phosphate-dependent enzyme — translation MMNKIVLDENEIPKKWYNINPDLPSPLPEPKNPEGGKNIENLPRVFSRGVLEQEMSMERWIKIPREVMDVYKMIGRPTPLFRAKGLEEMLDTPARIYYKREDYSPTGSHKLNTAIAQAYYARKDGAERLTTETGAGQWGTALSLACSLMDLQCKVYMVRVSFNQKPFRKTIMQLYGGEVVPSPSNHTEFGRRMLKEDPEHPGSLGIAISEAMEEALQEENVYYSLGSVLNHVLLHQTVIGLETKKQLEIAGETPDIMIGCVGGGSNFGGAIFPFVKDKLDGKLDCEFIAAEPKSCPTLTAGEYRYDFGDTAGMTPLLKMYTLGHDFVPPSVHAGGLRYHGMSPQVALLVREGVINARAVPQHTIFESGVKFAKAEGVVPAPETCHAISVAIDEARKCRETGEEKTIVISFSGHGLLDLKGYGDYLEGKI, via the coding sequence ATGATGAATAAGATCGTTCTTGATGAAAATGAAATACCAAAGAAGTGGTACAACATTAACCCGGACCTTCCCTCACCACTACCAGAACCAAAAAACCCTGAGGGTGGGAAGAACATTGAAAACCTGCCAAGGGTATTCTCAAGGGGAGTGCTTGAGCAGGAGATGTCCATGGAGAGATGGATAAAGATTCCCAGGGAGGTCATGGACGTCTATAAGATGATTGGAAGGCCCACACCACTATTCAGGGCAAAGGGCCTTGAGGAGATGCTGGACACTCCGGCAAGGATATACTACAAGAGGGAAGACTATTCCCCCACAGGGAGCCATAAACTGAACACCGCCATAGCCCAGGCATACTATGCCCGGAAGGATGGTGCAGAGAGATTAACAACAGAGACCGGTGCAGGGCAGTGGGGAACAGCCCTCTCCCTTGCCTGCTCACTGATGGACCTCCAGTGCAAGGTCTACATGGTCAGAGTATCCTTCAACCAGAAACCCTTCAGAAAAACCATAATGCAGCTATACGGTGGTGAGGTTGTACCATCCCCAAGCAATCACACAGAATTTGGTCGCAGGATGCTCAAGGAGGACCCCGAACATCCCGGATCCCTGGGTATAGCCATATCTGAGGCCATGGAGGAGGCTCTCCAGGAAGAAAACGTCTACTACTCCCTTGGAAGTGTACTTAACCATGTGCTCCTTCACCAGACCGTAATAGGTCTTGAGACAAAGAAACAGCTTGAAATCGCAGGTGAAACACCAGACATCATGATAGGGTGCGTTGGAGGGGGCAGCAACTTCGGGGGGGCCATCTTCCCCTTCGTGAAGGACAAGCTTGATGGTAAGCTGGACTGTGAATTCATTGCTGCAGAGCCAAAGTCATGCCCAACACTCACAGCCGGAGAGTACCGCTACGACTTCGGTGACACTGCAGGCATGACCCCGCTCCTCAAGATGTACACCCTCGGCCACGACTTTGTACCCCCATCCGTCCATGCCGGTGGCCTCAGGTACCATGGAATGTCACCCCAGGTCGCACTCCTCGTGAGGGAGGGTGTGATCAATGCCAGGGCCGTTCCCCAGCACACCATATTCGAGAGCGGCGTCAAGTTTGCAAAGGCAGAGGGTGTTGTGCCGGCCCCGGAAACATGCCATGCCATAAGTGTGGCAATCGATGAAGCACGCAAGTGCCGGGAAACCGGTGAAGAGAAGACCATAGTTATCAGTTTCTCAGGCCATGGCCTCCTCGACCTTAAGGGATACGGTGACTACCTGGAGGGTAAAATCTAA
- a CDS encoding DUF1786 domain-containing protein has protein sequence MKILAVDVGAGTQDIMYHDTGIDRIENSLKMVMPSPTRIIAGRIRGISGDVFISGQTMGGGPVTRAILEHIGAGNRVVMTPEAARTVRDDPERVMAMGIEISEENPGLQSIEFRDVDLEAIRGALACFDVDLDFDLLGVAVQDHGAGGDMGDRNFRFMKIREKLSVPIPPEEFSYLGDVPEYFTRMKSIEKAIRHPTLIMDSKFASVTGALMDPAVSSDEPIVVVDVGNGHTLAASILEGRIHGVMEHHTRMLSPAKLEDFIIRLCLGELTHGEIHGDGGHGAHVIDAVGEPVKVVATGPRGAYLTV, from the coding sequence ATGAAAATACTTGCAGTTGATGTGGGGGCCGGAACCCAGGATATAATGTACCATGACACGGGGATCGACAGGATAGAGAACTCCCTGAAGATGGTAATGCCCTCACCAACAAGGATAATTGCAGGGAGAATCCGGGGGATCAGTGGCGATGTCTTTATCAGTGGACAGACAATGGGCGGGGGCCCGGTTACACGTGCAATACTTGAACACATCGGAGCCGGAAACCGGGTGGTCATGACACCTGAAGCAGCCAGGACAGTCAGGGATGATCCTGAAAGGGTCATGGCCATGGGAATAGAGATATCAGAGGAAAACCCGGGACTTCAGAGCATTGAATTCAGGGACGTAGACCTTGAGGCCATAAGAGGGGCACTTGCATGCTTTGACGTTGATCTGGACTTTGATTTGCTGGGTGTTGCTGTACAGGACCACGGGGCCGGGGGTGATATGGGTGATAGGAACTTCAGATTCATGAAGATCAGGGAGAAATTATCCGTACCCATCCCCCCGGAGGAGTTCTCCTACCTGGGAGACGTCCCTGAGTACTTCACAAGGATGAAGTCCATTGAGAAGGCCATCAGACACCCCACCCTCATCATGGATTCAAAGTTCGCCTCAGTGACCGGGGCACTCATGGATCCTGCAGTCAGTTCAGATGAGCCGATTGTCGTGGTGGACGTGGGAAATGGACACACCCTGGCAGCCAGCATCCTTGAAGGGAGGATACATGGTGTCATGGAGCACCACACCCGCATGCTCTCACCGGCTAAACTCGAGGACTTCATTATAAGGCTCTGCCTGGGTGAGCTGACCCACGGTGAAATCCATGGAGATGGCGGTCACGGTGCCCATGTCATTGATGCTGTTGGCGAACCGGTCAAGGTGGTTGCAACCGGTCCCAGAGGGGCATACTTGACGGTATAG
- a CDS encoding PHP domain-containing protein: protein MIRIDPHIHSVYSGDARGTPREILRRASAVGLDAVAVADHNTMKGSIIALKESRGMGITVVPAMELSTSAGHIVALGIQEEISRGLTPVETLDEIHDQDGVAIIPHPFVRYRQGLFVNERNIRVDGIETLTPGTSWATRTGGPGSLQGKEAYQR, encoded by the coding sequence ATGATCAGGATAGACCCCCACATACACAGCGTATATTCTGGTGATGCGAGGGGAACCCCCAGGGAGATCCTCAGGAGGGCCTCAGCCGTGGGTCTTGATGCGGTGGCAGTTGCAGACCACAACACAATGAAGGGATCAATAATCGCCCTCAAGGAGTCCCGGGGAATGGGCATAACCGTGGTACCCGCAATGGAGCTCAGCACATCTGCTGGACATATCGTTGCCCTTGGCATCCAGGAGGAGATCTCGAGGGGACTCACTCCGGTCGAGACCCTGGATGAGATACATGACCAGGATGGAGTCGCCATAATACCCCACCCCTTTGTGAGGTACCGGCAGGGACTCTTTGTGAATGAGCGTAACATCCGTGTTGACGGCATCGAGACCCTAACTCCAGGTACATCGTGGGCTACTCGAACTGGAGGGCCCGGAAGTTTGCAAGGAAAAGAGGCATACCAGAGATAG
- a CDS encoding PHP-associated domain-containing protein, whose product MGYSNWRARKFARKRGIPEIGASDAHFLEAVGSSFTLVDSEGEADDIVRAILKGKTEPAGSRTPLPLIVREVINKKLLGRMRDYV is encoded by the coding sequence GTGGGCTACTCGAACTGGAGGGCCCGGAAGTTTGCAAGGAAAAGAGGCATACCAGAGATAGGTGCAAGTGACGCCCACTTTCTGGAGGCCGTTGGAAGCTCCTTCACCCTGGTTGACTCTGAGGGCGAGGCTGATGATATAGTCAGGGCTATCCTTAAGGGAAAAACAGAGCCAGCAGGAAGCAGGACACCACTCCCACTCATTGTGAGGGAGGTCATAAACAAGAAATTACTTGGAAGGATGAGGGATTATGTCTGA
- a CDS encoding DUF63 family protein codes for MISEIIEFLESNFFYLHPGYTPLNTVVFGIVLGIAVLIILRMFRWLKKDPGELLVPLLPFIFLGSGARALVDNGIYPLTHLLVTPGIYILVGLTTIATLIAAVKLEETRGWDYRKLIFATGSVLAAPNLISIRHIDPVPFLSVLGVFSVFSAAFYALSLRWEFLRGRMNLPVIYAHLFDASSTYVAVDWYGYIEQHVLPSALTGLTGTAMVMFPLKMAVILTALYAIDRYVESDMDSEALKLVIFILGLAPGLRNFLSLSMAV; via the coding sequence ATGATATCTGAAATCATCGAGTTCCTTGAGAGCAACTTCTTTTACCTGCACCCTGGTTACACACCACTGAACACGGTCGTATTCGGGATTGTACTCGGAATAGCTGTTCTGATAATACTCAGGATGTTCAGATGGCTTAAAAAGGATCCAGGCGAGCTACTTGTGCCCCTGCTTCCCTTCATATTCCTGGGCTCCGGTGCAAGGGCCCTTGTTGATAACGGGATATACCCGCTAACACACCTTCTGGTAACCCCGGGCATATACATCCTTGTGGGCCTTACAACCATAGCAACACTAATAGCCGCGGTTAAACTTGAGGAGACCCGTGGCTGGGATTACAGGAAACTTATATTTGCCACGGGCTCTGTCCTCGCTGCGCCCAACCTCATCAGCATACGTCACATAGATCCGGTACCCTTCCTCTCCGTCCTCGGAGTGTTCTCAGTTTTTTCAGCAGCATTTTACGCCCTGAGCTTGAGGTGGGAGTTCCTCCGGGGCAGGATGAACCTCCCTGTTATATATGCACACCTATTCGATGCATCCTCAACCTACGTTGCCGTTGACTGGTACGGCTATATAGAGCAGCATGTGCTGCCATCAGCCCTAACAGGCCTCACGGGCACTGCCATGGTCATGTTTCCCCTGAAGATGGCGGTTATACTGACGGCCCTCTATGCCATTGATAGATACGTTGAGTCCGATATGGATTCAGAGGCCCTCAAGCTTGTGATATTTATACTGGGCCTTGCCCCGGGTCTCAGAAATTTCCTGAGCCTGAGCATGGCGGTTTAA
- a CDS encoding 2-isopropylmalate synthase gives MYIEEVKGEMNLPENVRIFDTTLRDGEQTPGVALTVEEKTGIARKLDALGVDTIEAGFPAASPGEMNSIRRIVELGLEANICGLARVLREDIDAAIDCGVDYIHTFIGTSPLHREYKLKMSPDEIIDRAVFGVEYAAEHGLKVEFSAEDATRTEFDYLVEVYRAAEDAGAEIINVPDTVGVMIPRAMNHLVSRLKEELRVPISVHCHNDFGLAVANSLAAVEAGASQVHATVNGLGERAGNAALEEVVMALITRYDLPVDIRTVELVNISEFVSKITGVRMPPNKAIVGENAFAHEAGIHVHGVLEKAETYEPITPEMVGHKRRIVLGKHTGANALRSKLQEYGIEMKEEQFCTLYEQVKRLGDKGKRITDADLRAMAVTILGKASREIVKLEGIAVMTGESVMPTATVKLRIGDEVKTTSMTGVGPVDAAINAIQSLVSETADIELDEYNIEAITGGTNALAEVFVVMSDGEGNKATGRSTREDIVMASVEAVLDAINKILSLK, from the coding sequence ATGTACATAGAAGAGGTTAAAGGAGAAATGAATCTCCCGGAGAATGTCAGGATATTTGACACAACACTGAGGGATGGTGAACAGACACCTGGAGTGGCCCTCACAGTGGAGGAAAAGACGGGTATAGCAAGGAAGCTCGACGCCCTTGGAGTCGATACAATCGAGGCAGGGTTCCCTGCAGCATCTCCAGGTGAAATGAACTCCATAAGGAGAATAGTTGAACTCGGACTTGAAGCAAATATCTGTGGTTTGGCAAGGGTGCTCCGTGAGGACATAGACGCGGCAATAGACTGTGGAGTTGATTACATACACACCTTCATAGGGACATCACCACTCCACCGGGAATACAAGCTCAAAATGTCCCCTGATGAGATAATAGACAGGGCGGTCTTTGGAGTGGAATATGCGGCTGAACATGGCCTGAAGGTTGAGTTCTCTGCGGAGGATGCAACAAGGACTGAATTTGATTACCTGGTTGAGGTATACCGTGCAGCCGAGGATGCCGGTGCCGAGATCATAAACGTCCCGGATACCGTCGGGGTCATGATACCCCGGGCCATGAACCACCTGGTATCCCGGCTTAAGGAGGAACTCAGGGTACCCATAAGCGTGCACTGTCACAATGACTTCGGCCTGGCAGTCGCCAACTCCCTTGCAGCGGTGGAGGCCGGGGCATCACAGGTACATGCAACAGTGAATGGTCTCGGTGAAAGGGCAGGAAACGCTGCCCTTGAGGAGGTTGTAATGGCCCTCATAACCAGGTATGACCTCCCGGTGGATATAAGAACCGTGGAACTCGTCAACATCTCAGAATTCGTCTCAAAGATAACCGGTGTCAGGATGCCCCCCAACAAGGCCATAGTCGGTGAAAACGCCTTTGCACATGAAGCCGGCATACACGTGCATGGAGTCCTTGAAAAGGCTGAAACCTATGAACCAATAACCCCTGAGATGGTGGGCCACAAGAGGAGGATAGTCCTTGGTAAACACACAGGAGCCAACGCCCTCAGATCAAAGCTCCAGGAATACGGAATAGAGATGAAGGAGGAACAGTTCTGCACACTCTATGAACAGGTCAAGAGGCTTGGAGATAAGGGTAAGAGGATCACGGATGCTGATCTGAGGGCCATGGCCGTCACCATCCTTGGAAAGGCCAGCAGGGAAATAGTGAAGCTGGAGGGCATAGCAGTCATGACAGGGGAGAGTGTGATGCCAACAGCCACAGTTAAGCTCAGAATCGGTGACGAGGTCAAGACAACATCCATGACAGGGGTTGGACCTGTAGATGCTGCAATAAACGCCATACAAAGCCTTGTAAGTGAAACAGCAGACATAGAACTCGATGAATACAACATAGAGGCCATAACTGGTGGTACAAACGCACTTGCAGAGGTCTTCGTTGTCATGAGTGACGGGGAGGGTAACAAGGCCACAGGAAGGTCCACCAGGGAGGACATAGTCATGGCGAGTGTTGAGGCAGTACTGGACGCCATAAACAAGATTCTGAGCCTTAAATAG